In one Vibrio sp. YMD68 genomic region, the following are encoded:
- the miaE gene encoding tRNA isopentenyl-2-thiomethyl-A-37 hydroxylase MiaE translates to MYQELLAPINSFLRCSTPEKWIDEATKEENLSVILRDHLLCELKAAQSAMFLLKRYAVDEEGKHQLTELLKPYEEFAYKRIGNLSTLKGKSNVSKMIQPKPNCNYGLDMIDKLIMLIREELHHFYQVLEIMEKENIPYEPISASRYAKGMMKQVRTYEPEALVDKLIIGAFIEARSCERFAMLAPYLDDELGKFYISLLRSEARHYQDYLKLAQSISSTDITDRIAVFAQAEAELISSVDEDFKFHSGKPIHSV, encoded by the coding sequence ATGTATCAAGAACTCTTAGCACCAATCAACTCATTTTTGAGATGCTCAACACCTGAAAAATGGATTGATGAAGCAACAAAAGAAGAGAACCTATCCGTTATCTTGCGGGACCATCTCCTATGCGAGCTCAAAGCCGCTCAAAGTGCCATGTTCTTATTGAAACGATACGCGGTTGACGAAGAAGGCAAACACCAACTGACCGAGCTACTCAAACCCTATGAAGAGTTTGCATACAAGCGAATCGGTAATCTCAGCACGTTAAAAGGAAAGAGCAATGTCTCGAAGATGATTCAGCCTAAGCCCAATTGTAACTATGGGTTAGACATGATCGATAAGCTCATCATGTTGATTCGAGAAGAGCTACACCATTTCTACCAAGTGCTCGAAATTATGGAAAAAGAAAACATTCCTTACGAACCTATATCAGCCTCTCGATATGCCAAAGGGATGATGAAGCAGGTAAGAACCTACGAGCCCGAAGCACTCGTTGACAAGCTCATTATAGGTGCCTTTATCGAAGCACGTTCTTGCGAACGGTTTGCGATGCTAGCGCCTTACTTAGACGATGAATTGGGCAAGTTTTATATTTCTTTGTTGCGATCAGAAGCAAGGCACTACCAAGACTACCTCAAACTGGCTCAAAGTATTTCTAGCACGGACATTACCGATAGAATAGCCGTTTTTGCTCAAGCCGAAGCGGAACTGATCTCTAGTGTAGATGAGGATTTTAAGTTTCATTCAGGTAAACCCATTCACTCAGTTTAA
- a CDS encoding DUF2999 family protein, with protein sequence MNPILAMLRENNIDDAQISALFEVLTQNPLAAMTTISQLGLPQEKLQALMGQVMQNPALIKEAVTELGLDFSKVEAAKEQLNK encoded by the coding sequence ATGAACCCGATTCTTGCGATGTTACGAGAAAATAATATAGACGATGCACAGATCAGTGCGCTGTTTGAAGTGCTGACTCAAAACCCTTTAGCAGCGATGACAACCATCAGCCAACTGGGTTTACCTCAAGAAAAACTTCAGGCATTAATGGGGCAAGTCATGCAAAATCCGGCGCTGATTAAAGAAGCCGTGACTGAGCTTGGGTTAGACTTTTCAAAAGTAGAAGCCGCTAAAGAGCAGCTAAACAAATAA